A portion of the Sulfurospirillum diekertiae genome contains these proteins:
- a CDS encoding tRNA1(Val) (adenine(37)-N6)-methyltransferase: protein MNLFQPEQGYRYNSDTLLLYDFIASFTPKGELLDVGCGCGILGLLLKRDFPALHVNLLDIQAQNCEISKANAHANNIEIASFTCKDFLEAKFEHKFDMIVSNPPFYHKGGVKSENDALYLSRHSSALPFTAFASKVTKSLSNRGYFFFCYDAKQLDSLMAALLANGLNVEDLRFVYPKEEREASLVLIRARKNSKTLCKIHPPLFIYNGETFSPQVQTIFERSQTKSVTWKA, encoded by the coding sequence ATGAACTTATTTCAGCCAGAACAGGGGTATCGCTACAACAGTGATACCCTTTTACTTTATGATTTTATCGCCTCATTCACACCAAAAGGCGAATTACTAGATGTTGGTTGTGGTTGTGGCATTTTGGGGCTTTTGCTCAAACGCGATTTTCCAGCTTTACATGTAAATCTTTTAGACATTCAAGCTCAAAATTGTGAAATCTCAAAAGCCAACGCACATGCGAATAACATAGAGATCGCCAGCTTTACATGTAAAGATTTTTTAGAGGCGAAATTCGAGCATAAATTTGATATGATTGTATCAAATCCTCCTTTTTACCATAAAGGCGGTGTTAAAAGTGAAAACGATGCCCTCTACCTTAGTCGTCACAGTAGTGCGCTTCCCTTTACGGCATTTGCCTCTAAAGTTACCAAAAGTCTTTCCAATCGTGGTTATTTTTTCTTCTGCTATGATGCCAAGCAACTGGATAGTTTGATGGCGGCACTGCTTGCCAATGGACTGAATGTGGAAGATCTTCGTTTTGTGTACCCCAAAGAGGAGAGAGAAGCTTCCTTGGTGCTGATTCGTGCACGTAAAAACTCAAAAACTTTGTGTAAAATTCATCCACCACTTTTTATCTACAATGGTGAAACATTTAGTCCTCAGGTACAAACCATTTTTGAGCGATCCCAAACAAAGAGTGTGACATGGAAAGCATAA
- a CDS encoding YkgJ family cysteine cluster protein produces the protein MESIMKCEGYPYAFDPKACQSCTGKCCIGESGYIWVSQEEISAIALKLSLSKEEFINNYLLKIRYRFTIKEIAYEGGYGCIFFDMEKKMCRIYDVRPQQCRTFPFWEYFKENIDEVVTECPGIIRL, from the coding sequence ATGGAAAGCATAATGAAATGTGAAGGCTATCCATACGCTTTTGATCCAAAAGCGTGTCAAAGCTGTACTGGAAAGTGCTGTATTGGAGAGAGCGGATACATTTGGGTGAGTCAAGAGGAGATAAGTGCGATTGCTTTGAAACTTTCTTTATCAAAAGAAGAATTTATCAATAACTATTTACTAAAAATTCGCTATCGTTTCACGATTAAAGAAATCGCATACGAAGGCGGCTATGGTTGCATCTTTTTCGATATGGAAAAAAAGATGTGTCGTATCTATGACGTACGTCCACAACAGTGCCGTACATTCCCTTTTTGGGAATATTTTAAAGAAAATATTGACGAGGTAGTCACAGAATGTCCCGGTATTATTCGTTTATAA
- a CDS encoding glutamate-5-semialdehyde dehydrogenase translates to MQTFLEHAKSASRIIATLDPKTKMDVLAHMAEALEKHSALIITENQKDLEEAKKNNLSSALVDRLLLNTQRIADMANAIREIAALKEPVGRILEGWVVPSGLRIEKVSIPIGVVGIIYESRPNVTSDTAALCFKSGNACVLKGGKEAFYSNAVIASILQEVLEKFNLPIEIISLLPDSSREGVAKLIKMDKYVDLIIPRGGEALIRFVSENATVPVVKHDKGVCHTYVDKEANLDQAIEIVLNAKCQRPSACNSLETLLVHESVAESFLPRMKEALELTGAEIKGCDKTQNLLHVKLASEEDYHTEHLRNALNIKIVESVDEAIAHIAEFGSSHSEAILSENYTTVERFLNEVDAATVYANASTRFTDGGEFGFGAEVGISTNKLHARGPMGINDLTTYKFKVYGKGQIRA, encoded by the coding sequence GTGCAAACTTTTCTAGAACATGCCAAATCTGCCAGTCGAATTATCGCCACCCTTGATCCTAAAACAAAAATGGATGTTTTAGCACATATGGCAGAGGCTTTAGAGAAACACAGTGCGCTTATCATAACCGAAAATCAAAAAGATTTAGAGGAAGCCAAGAAAAACAATTTAAGTTCGGCACTTGTTGATCGACTCTTACTCAACACGCAACGCATAGCAGATATGGCAAATGCCATTCGCGAAATTGCAGCGCTCAAAGAGCCTGTAGGGCGTATTTTAGAAGGTTGGGTTGTTCCTAGTGGACTCAGAATTGAAAAAGTCAGCATTCCTATTGGTGTGGTGGGTATCATCTATGAAAGTCGTCCCAATGTGACCAGCGATACCGCCGCTCTTTGCTTTAAAAGTGGCAATGCGTGTGTGCTAAAAGGTGGTAAAGAGGCATTTTACAGCAATGCAGTTATTGCTTCCATTTTACAAGAAGTGCTCGAAAAATTCAACCTCCCTATAGAGATTATTTCGCTTTTGCCCGATTCCAGTCGTGAAGGCGTTGCTAAGCTGATCAAAATGGACAAATATGTTGATCTTATCATCCCTCGCGGCGGTGAGGCGTTGATTCGTTTTGTGAGTGAAAATGCAACCGTTCCTGTGGTAAAACATGACAAAGGTGTCTGTCATACCTATGTGGATAAAGAAGCGAATTTAGACCAAGCCATCGAAATTGTTTTAAACGCCAAATGCCAACGCCCAAGTGCGTGTAATTCACTGGAAACGCTTTTAGTTCATGAATCTGTGGCGGAAAGTTTTTTACCCCGTATGAAAGAGGCGCTTGAGCTGACTGGAGCGGAGATAAAAGGATGTGATAAGACTCAAAATCTTTTACATGTAAAGCTTGCCAGTGAGGAAGATTACCATACCGAACACCTTCGTAATGCTCTCAATATCAAGATCGTTGAAAGCGTAGATGAAGCAATAGCCCATATTGCGGAGTTTGGCTCTTCGCATTCTGAAGCCATTTTGAGTGAAAATTATACTACCGTTGAACGCTTTTTAAATGAAGTTGACGCGGCAACGGTTTATGCCAATGCTTCCACCCGTTTTACAGATGGTGGTGAGTTTGGTTTTGGCGCGGAAGTAGGCATCAGCACCAACAAACTTCATGCACGTGGACCTATGGGCATTAATGACCTGACCACTTACAAATTCAAAGTTTATGGCAAAGGGCAAATTCGCGCATGA
- a CDS encoding NAD(P)-binding domain-containing protein, whose protein sequence is MQQIYDLVIIGGGPGGIGAAVEAKVLGLKHIMMIEKGDNHSQTIRKFYKDNKRVDKNYKGQEIELKGSIDFRDGTKESTLNYFDSLLDSGEIDSAFNSEVESIIKENNEFRIVTTKAGYRAKNVIVAIGTMGKPNKPDYTLPLSLKERINFNLDKCSQNEKLLIVGGGNSAIEYAIELSKTNNVTVNYRRDTFSRLNDINLKMIQEFNGQEKLRLRLGMDIVSVENENGLVKVNFTDGYYTIYDRVVYAIGGTTPVDFLRKCGISLDSEGKPEFDENYETKTKGLYLAGDIAVKSGGSIAIALNHAYSIVSHILNSK, encoded by the coding sequence ATGCAACAAATTTACGATTTAGTCATTATTGGTGGTGGACCTGGCGGTATTGGTGCAGCGGTTGAAGCAAAGGTGCTTGGACTGAAACATATTATGATGATTGAAAAGGGTGATAACCATTCACAAACGATCCGCAAATTTTACAAAGATAATAAACGTGTTGATAAAAACTACAAAGGTCAGGAGATCGAACTTAAAGGCTCTATTGATTTCCGTGATGGCACCAAAGAGAGTACGCTAAACTACTTTGACTCACTTTTGGATTCGGGTGAGATTGACTCGGCATTTAACAGCGAAGTTGAGAGTATCATCAAAGAGAACAATGAATTTCGTATTGTGACAACCAAAGCAGGATACAGAGCCAAAAATGTTATCGTTGCTATTGGCACGATGGGAAAACCCAATAAACCCGATTACACACTACCTCTCTCACTCAAAGAACGCATCAATTTCAACTTAGACAAATGTTCACAAAATGAAAAACTATTGATTGTGGGTGGTGGAAACTCTGCCATAGAGTATGCGATAGAGCTTTCCAAAACCAATAACGTTACTGTTAATTATCGTCGTGACACCTTTAGTAGGCTCAACGACATCAATCTTAAGATGATTCAAGAGTTCAATGGACAAGAGAAACTTCGTCTTCGCCTTGGTATGGATATTGTATCGGTAGAAAATGAAAATGGTCTTGTCAAAGTTAACTTTACCGATGGCTATTATACGATTTACGATCGTGTGGTGTATGCAATTGGCGGAACAACACCGGTTGATTTTCTACGAAAATGTGGGATTTCACTTGATAGCGAAGGAAAACCTGAGTTTGATGAAAATTATGAAACCAAAACCAAAGGGCTTTATTTAGCAGGTGACATCGCGGTTAAAAGTGGTGGAAGTATCGCTATTGCGCTTAACCATGCGTATTCTATTGTGTCACATATTTTAAATTCAAAATAA